Proteins encoded in a region of the Strix uralensis isolate ZFMK-TIS-50842 chromosome Z, bStrUra1, whole genome shotgun sequence genome:
- the ELL2 gene encoding RNA polymerase II elongation factor ELL2, translating to MGGCWSIVLLQSHGVWCGGGQKPGGNIWQAKIKADQEQQLLRDSLMPSSCSLRGFTLVILGVAVYFSFLELTPFFQIPEFDLPDELDTFNFLLSDIGNDDPQESFYCVQQMDSSSGASQLSCLGLTQNKISVCATSDSYPTTQACMTQPEEESRNGSAKFIKPGGPFLGRKAQVRKAPQKIPDPVPVRKRSTPMNPANIIRRIRTQNVVSQRPYRDRVIHLLALKNYKKPELLARLQKDGVNQKDKNCLGMILHQVASLNTKDNSYSLKDYLFKDIQKDWPGYNEIDKQSLELILSRKLNSSEDAPSTSHSGSPATPSKDSPSNSQKRVLNSSFIDPLNKKKRISRLGSGIPSPLRDRLSAFREKAAAAPPPPPRPPTTSIPAPHPLPWMRLHASHPPKNASSTSPSTPEGQGTQNLPMDSFSPNSRKACEDQQQKYTSWSSLGIPEPAGVQAKPAKSTGKKLHLLPEKAKELKEKDEGKMQDTVSVSMEEKDLRKEEIAEPSTSSCLDLGEGVEETCTASTGSPSASEPPDYFTKYTAIVSYEQRQRYKNDFYAEYDEYRNLYAQMESISQKFTSLDAQRHMLSPGSKEYKMLCKEVLEEYHKLKESSPSYSEEKRRCQYLHNKLSHIKKLIGEFDKQQEEL from the exons ATGGGTGGCTGCTGGAGCATTGTGCTTCTCCAGAGCCACGGTGTGTGGTGTGGTGGGGGGCAAAAACCTGGTGGAAACATCTGGCAAGCCAAGATCAAGGCAGAtcaagagcagcagctcctgcgTGACAGTCTCATGCCATCGTCCTGCAG TTTAAGAGGTTTTACTCTTGTAATTTTGGGTGTTGCTGTTTACTTTTCCTTCTTGGAGCTGACTCCC ttttttcAAATTCCCGAATTTGATCTGCCAGATGAATTGGATACATTTAACTTCCTCTTGTCAGATATTGGCAATGATGATCCTCAGGAAAGCTTTTACTGTGTCCAGCAAATGGACTCCAG TTCTGGAGCCTCTCAACTCAGTTGCCTGGGACTTACACAGAATAAAATTTCAGTGTGTGCCACAAGTGATTCCTATCCGACGACCCAAGCGTGCATGACCCAGCCAGAGGAGGAGTCGCGCAATGGAAGTGCAAAGTTTATTAAACCTGGTGGACCATTTTTAG gaagaaaagcacaggtcAGAAAAGCACCACAAAAAATTCCAGATCCTGTGCCTGTGAGGAAGAGATCAACACCCATGAACCCTGCAAACATAATACGGAGGATTCGCACACAGAACGTGGTTTCTCAGCGACCGTACAGGGATAGGGTGATTCATTTGTTGGCACTGAAGAATTACAAGAAACCAGAGTTGCTCGCTCGCTTGCAGAAAGATGGTGTCAACCAAAAGGACAAGAATTGCCTTGGAATGATCCTTCATCAG GTAGCCAGCCTGAATACAAAGGATAATTCTTACAGTCTGAAGGATTATCTGTTTAAAGACATTCAGAAAGATTGGCCTGGATACAATGAAATAGATAAACAGTCATTGGAGTTAATACTTTCTAG aaaattaaattcgTCTGAGGATGCCCCCAGCACCAGTCATTCGGGATCTCCTGCAACTCCCAGTAAAGATAGTCCATCAAATTCTcag AAACGGGTTTTGAATTCCTCTTTTATCGATCCcctgaacaaaaagaagaggatcTCTCGCCTGGGCAGTGGAATCCCGTCCCCACTCAGAGACCGCTTGTCTGCGTTCAGGGAGAAAGCCGctgccgcccctccgccgcctccccgccccccgACCACCTCCATTCCCGCTCCTCACCCGCTGCCTTGGATGCGCCTTCACGCTTCCCACCCTCCAAAAAATGCCAgctccacctcccccagcacccctgaggggcaggggacacaAAACCTGCCCATGGACAGCTTCAGTCCAAATAGCCGTAAGGCCTGTGAGGACCAGCAACAAAAATATACCTCTTGGAGTTCTTTGGGGATCCCAGAGCCTGCCGGGGTGCAGGCAAAGCCTGCTAAGTCCACAGGCAAGAAGCTGCACCTGCTGCCCGAGAAGGCAAAAGAGCTTAAGGAGAAGGATGAAGGCAAAATGCAGGACACTGTGAGTGTGAGCATGGAGGAGAAAgacctcagaaaagaagaaattgctGAGCCGAGTACATCCTCCTGTTTGGATTTGGGTGAAG GAGTTGAAGAAACTTGCACTGCCTCCACAGGTTCCCCTTCAGCAAGTGAACCACCAGACTACTTCAC AAAATACACAGCTATAGTCTCCTACGAGCAACGCCAGCGTTACAAGAATGACTTCTATGCAGAGTATGATGAATACAGGAACTTGTATGCTCAGATGGAGAGTATCAGCCAGAAATTCACGAGCCTTGATGCACAACGGCACATGCTTTCTCCAGGGTCCAAAGAATATAAG atGCTTTGTAAGGAAGTCTTAGAAGAGTACCACAAGTTAAAAGAG TCTAGCCCCAGCTACTCCGAAGAGAAGCGTAGATGCCAGTATCTCCACAACAAGCTGTCTCACATTAAGAAACTAATAGGGGAATTTGACAAACAGCAAGAAGAGTTGTAG